In Meleagris gallopavo isolate NT-WF06-2002-E0010 breed Aviagen turkey brand Nicholas breeding stock chromosome 5, Turkey_5.1, whole genome shotgun sequence, a single window of DNA contains:
- the GANC gene encoding neutral alpha-glucosidase C isoform X1, with protein MAVIWVFLYVLHHIQDEAVDKSNFKECNQIAFYRRQKLLRPGKSLYRALLDTVSLSDENVKFQISHEENKVLLQVEIYEIEGNIFRLKINEAAPLRARYEVPDVLIKEPTTQKLSMSQKEGGVLVLANVNEDYKLRVTANPFQIELQFKDETVLSMNSNGLLYFEHLQPPPSDGNPTAENEEAAGDSSKDNQEDLGLWQEKFGSFLDIKAHGPSSVGMDFSLHGFDHLYGIPQHTESLLLKNTSDGDAYRLYNLDIFGHKIHDKIGIYGSVPLLIAHKPDRTLGIFWLNSSETLVDINTKAVAEHIPTESAADISKQRAVPLTDVRWMSESGIIDVFLLMGPTAFDIFKQFAQLTGTQALPPLFSLGYHQCRWNYEDEQDVKAVDAGFDEHDIPYDVIWLDIEHTDGKRYFTWDKKKFQNPKRMQELLRKKKRKLVVIVDPHIKADPMYTLYSQGKEKGYFVKDRNGKDFEGICWPGSSYYLDFTNPEVRKWYADQFAFKTYKGSTNILFVWNDMNEPSVFKGAELTMQKDAVHYNNWEHRELHNLYGFYQQMATAEGLIKRSSGKERPFVLTRSFFAGSQKYGAVWTGDNTAEWSYLKISIPMLLTISMAGISFCGADVGGFIGDPEPELLVRWYQAGAYQPFFRGHSNMKSKRREPWLFGEKNTQIIREAIRERYVLLPYLYTLFYRAHTEAEPVMRPLWIEFPEKLETFGVEDEYMLGNALLVYPVTDKEAKAVSVLLPGLKEVWYDFRKFKRMEDQGTLKIPVTLENIPIFQRGGTVIPLKTAAGKSTEWMTNISYELRVALNTEACAVGELYLDDGHSFQYLHKKQFLYRKFTFHKNILSSSCTDESGQYRTTCVVERVIFLGLGQQPTLVTACSKGGKEKEVVFTHDTKTAVLILENLALRVDSDWEICIK; from the exons ATGGCTGTCATCTGGGTTTTTTTGTACGTATTACACCA CATTCAAGATGAAGCTGTGGACAAAAGCAACTTTAAGGAGTGCAACCAGATTGCTTTCTACAG ACGTCAGAAACTTCTACGTCCTGGAAAATCCTTGTATCGAGCGCTGTTGGATACAGTCTCATTAAGTGATGAGAATGTCAAATTCCAAATTAGTCATGAGGAGAATAag GTTCTTCTACAAGTGGAAATCTATGAAATAGAAGGCAATATTTTTAGGCTTAAAATTAATGAGGCAGCTCCTCTCAGAGCAAGATATGAAGTTCCTGATGTTCTTATAAAGGAACCTACCACCCAGAA ACTCTCTATGTCCCAGAAGGAGGGAGGTGTTTTGGTGTTGGCAAATGTTAATGAGGATTACAAGCTTCGAGTCACAGCAAACCCCTTCCAGATTGAGCTACAGTTCAAGGATGAGACTGTTCTGAGCATGAATTCCAATGGGTTGTTATATTTTGAGCACCTACAACCACCTCCCAGTGATGG AAACCCTACAGCAGAAAATGAGGAGGCAGCAGGTGATTCCTCAAAG GATAATCAGGAGGATCTAGGTCTCTGGCAAGAGAAATTTGGCAGTTTCTTAGACATCAAAGCTCATG GTCCTAGTTCTGTAGGCATGGACTTCTCTTTACACGGATTTGACCATCTTTACGGAATACCACAACATACAGAATCCCTTCTTCTCAAAAACACAAG TGATGGTGATGCATACCGGCTTTATAATTTGGACATCTTTGGCCACAAGATACATGACAAGATAGGCATTTATGGTTCAGTGCCACTTCTCATAGCACACAAGCCTGACAGAACTTTGGGGATCTTCTGGCTGAATTCTTCAGAAACACTGGTGGATATTAATACAAAAGCAGTAGCTGAG CACATACCTACCGAATCTGCTGCAGATATTTCTAAGCAGAGGGCAGTGCCTCTAACTGACGTGCGCTGGATGTCAGAAAGTGGAATCATTGATGTTTTTCTGCTGATGGGACCCACAGCATTTGATATCTTCAAGCAGTTTGCACAACTGACAG GAACTCAAGCACTACCTCCCCTCTTTTCTCTGGGCTACCACCAGTGCCGGTGGAATTATGAAGACGAACAAGATGTCAAGGCAGTTGATGCGGGTTTTGATGAACATGACATTCCTTATGATGTAATATGGCTGGACATAGAACATACAGATGGCAAGAGATATTTCACCTGGGATAAGAAAAAATTCCAGAACCCCAAGAGAATGCAAGAacttctcaggaagaaaaaacgCAAG CTTGTCGTCATTGTAGATCCACATATTAAAGCTGATCCCATGTATACCCTGTATtcacagggaaaagaaaagggatattttgtgaaagacagaaatggaaaagattttgaGGGCATCTGTTGGccag GTTCCTCTTACTATCTGGATTTCACCAATCCTGAAGTGCGAAAATGGTATGCAGATCAATTTGCCTTCAAAACATACAAG GGGTCCACTAATATCCTCTTTGTGTGGAACGACATGAACGAGCCGTCAGTTTTCAAAGGGGCAGAGCTAACAATGCAGAAAGATGCTGTGCACTACAACAACTGGGAGCATCGGGAATTACACAACCTCTACGGATTCTACCAG CAAATGGCAACTGCTGAAGGACTCATCAAACGTTCTTCTGGAAAAGAGAGACCATTTGTTCTCACACGATCTTTCTTTGCTGGATCACAAAAGTATG GTGCAGTGTGGACCGGAGACAACACAGCAGAGTGGAGTTACTTGAAAATCTCCATTCCAATGCTTCTCACCATCAGCATGGCAGGGATTTCATTCTGTGGAG CTGATGTGGGAGGGTTCATTGGAGATCCAGAACCAGAATTACTTGTTCGCTGGTATCAGGCTGGAGCCTACCAGCCCTTCTTCAGAGGTCATTCTAACATGAAGAGCAAACGGCGAGAACCGTGGCTCTTTGGGGAGAAGAACACCCAGATCATCAGGGAAGCCATTAGAGAGCGCTACGTCCTCCTGCCATACTTATACACACTGTTCTATCGGGCACACACAGAGGCTGAACCAGTTATGAG GCCTCTCTGGATAGAGTTCCCAGAGAAATTAGAAACTTTTGGAGTGGAAGATGAGTACATGCTAG GAAATGCTTTGTTGGTATATCCGGTCACGGACAAAGAGGCCAAGGCAGTGAGTGTTCTACTTCCAGGGTTGAAGGAG gTTTGGTATGATTTCAGAAAATTTAAACGAATGGAAGATCAAGGCACTCTGAAGATCCCAGTAACACTGGAGAAT ATTCCCATATTCCAGCGAGGGGGCACTGTGATACCTCTTAAGACTGCAGCTGGAAAGTCCACTGAATGGATGACAAATATTTCTTATGAACTCCGCGTGGCACTGAACACAGAG GCCTGTGCAGTAGGTGAGCTCTACCTAGATGATGGACATTCATTTCAGTATCTCCATAAAAAGCAGTTCCTGTACCGGAAATTCACTTTTCACAAGAACATTCTCTCTTCCAG ctgcacAGATGAGAGCGGTCAATACCGTACCACGTGTGTAGTCGAGCGCGTGATATTTCTGGGACTTGGACAACAACCCACTTTAGTGACAGCCTGTTCCAAGG gtgggaaagaaaaagaagtggtTTTCACACACGATACGAAGACTGCTGTACTGATTCTGGAAAATTTAGCCCTGAGAGTTGATAGTGACTGGGAGATTTGTATCAAGTGA
- the GANC gene encoding neutral alpha-glucosidase C isoform X2, whose amino-acid sequence MAVIWVFFIQDEAVDKSNFKECNQIAFYRRQKLLRPGKSLYRALLDTVSLSDENVKFQISHEENKVLLQVEIYEIEGNIFRLKINEAAPLRARYEVPDVLIKEPTTQKLSMSQKEGGVLVLANVNEDYKLRVTANPFQIELQFKDETVLSMNSNGLLYFEHLQPPPSDGNPTAENEEAAGDSSKDNQEDLGLWQEKFGSFLDIKAHGPSSVGMDFSLHGFDHLYGIPQHTESLLLKNTSDGDAYRLYNLDIFGHKIHDKIGIYGSVPLLIAHKPDRTLGIFWLNSSETLVDINTKAVAEHIPTESAADISKQRAVPLTDVRWMSESGIIDVFLLMGPTAFDIFKQFAQLTGTQALPPLFSLGYHQCRWNYEDEQDVKAVDAGFDEHDIPYDVIWLDIEHTDGKRYFTWDKKKFQNPKRMQELLRKKKRKLVVIVDPHIKADPMYTLYSQGKEKGYFVKDRNGKDFEGICWPGSSYYLDFTNPEVRKWYADQFAFKTYKGSTNILFVWNDMNEPSVFKGAELTMQKDAVHYNNWEHRELHNLYGFYQQMATAEGLIKRSSGKERPFVLTRSFFAGSQKYGAVWTGDNTAEWSYLKISIPMLLTISMAGISFCGADVGGFIGDPEPELLVRWYQAGAYQPFFRGHSNMKSKRREPWLFGEKNTQIIREAIRERYVLLPYLYTLFYRAHTEAEPVMRPLWIEFPEKLETFGVEDEYMLGNALLVYPVTDKEAKAVSVLLPGLKEVWYDFRKFKRMEDQGTLKIPVTLENIPIFQRGGTVIPLKTAAGKSTEWMTNISYELRVALNTEACAVGELYLDDGHSFQYLHKKQFLYRKFTFHKNILSSSCTDESGQYRTTCVVERVIFLGLGQQPTLVTACSKGGKEKEVVFTHDTKTAVLILENLALRVDSDWEICIK is encoded by the exons ATGGCTGTCATCTGGGTTTTTTT CATTCAAGATGAAGCTGTGGACAAAAGCAACTTTAAGGAGTGCAACCAGATTGCTTTCTACAG ACGTCAGAAACTTCTACGTCCTGGAAAATCCTTGTATCGAGCGCTGTTGGATACAGTCTCATTAAGTGATGAGAATGTCAAATTCCAAATTAGTCATGAGGAGAATAag GTTCTTCTACAAGTGGAAATCTATGAAATAGAAGGCAATATTTTTAGGCTTAAAATTAATGAGGCAGCTCCTCTCAGAGCAAGATATGAAGTTCCTGATGTTCTTATAAAGGAACCTACCACCCAGAA ACTCTCTATGTCCCAGAAGGAGGGAGGTGTTTTGGTGTTGGCAAATGTTAATGAGGATTACAAGCTTCGAGTCACAGCAAACCCCTTCCAGATTGAGCTACAGTTCAAGGATGAGACTGTTCTGAGCATGAATTCCAATGGGTTGTTATATTTTGAGCACCTACAACCACCTCCCAGTGATGG AAACCCTACAGCAGAAAATGAGGAGGCAGCAGGTGATTCCTCAAAG GATAATCAGGAGGATCTAGGTCTCTGGCAAGAGAAATTTGGCAGTTTCTTAGACATCAAAGCTCATG GTCCTAGTTCTGTAGGCATGGACTTCTCTTTACACGGATTTGACCATCTTTACGGAATACCACAACATACAGAATCCCTTCTTCTCAAAAACACAAG TGATGGTGATGCATACCGGCTTTATAATTTGGACATCTTTGGCCACAAGATACATGACAAGATAGGCATTTATGGTTCAGTGCCACTTCTCATAGCACACAAGCCTGACAGAACTTTGGGGATCTTCTGGCTGAATTCTTCAGAAACACTGGTGGATATTAATACAAAAGCAGTAGCTGAG CACATACCTACCGAATCTGCTGCAGATATTTCTAAGCAGAGGGCAGTGCCTCTAACTGACGTGCGCTGGATGTCAGAAAGTGGAATCATTGATGTTTTTCTGCTGATGGGACCCACAGCATTTGATATCTTCAAGCAGTTTGCACAACTGACAG GAACTCAAGCACTACCTCCCCTCTTTTCTCTGGGCTACCACCAGTGCCGGTGGAATTATGAAGACGAACAAGATGTCAAGGCAGTTGATGCGGGTTTTGATGAACATGACATTCCTTATGATGTAATATGGCTGGACATAGAACATACAGATGGCAAGAGATATTTCACCTGGGATAAGAAAAAATTCCAGAACCCCAAGAGAATGCAAGAacttctcaggaagaaaaaacgCAAG CTTGTCGTCATTGTAGATCCACATATTAAAGCTGATCCCATGTATACCCTGTATtcacagggaaaagaaaagggatattttgtgaaagacagaaatggaaaagattttgaGGGCATCTGTTGGccag GTTCCTCTTACTATCTGGATTTCACCAATCCTGAAGTGCGAAAATGGTATGCAGATCAATTTGCCTTCAAAACATACAAG GGGTCCACTAATATCCTCTTTGTGTGGAACGACATGAACGAGCCGTCAGTTTTCAAAGGGGCAGAGCTAACAATGCAGAAAGATGCTGTGCACTACAACAACTGGGAGCATCGGGAATTACACAACCTCTACGGATTCTACCAG CAAATGGCAACTGCTGAAGGACTCATCAAACGTTCTTCTGGAAAAGAGAGACCATTTGTTCTCACACGATCTTTCTTTGCTGGATCACAAAAGTATG GTGCAGTGTGGACCGGAGACAACACAGCAGAGTGGAGTTACTTGAAAATCTCCATTCCAATGCTTCTCACCATCAGCATGGCAGGGATTTCATTCTGTGGAG CTGATGTGGGAGGGTTCATTGGAGATCCAGAACCAGAATTACTTGTTCGCTGGTATCAGGCTGGAGCCTACCAGCCCTTCTTCAGAGGTCATTCTAACATGAAGAGCAAACGGCGAGAACCGTGGCTCTTTGGGGAGAAGAACACCCAGATCATCAGGGAAGCCATTAGAGAGCGCTACGTCCTCCTGCCATACTTATACACACTGTTCTATCGGGCACACACAGAGGCTGAACCAGTTATGAG GCCTCTCTGGATAGAGTTCCCAGAGAAATTAGAAACTTTTGGAGTGGAAGATGAGTACATGCTAG GAAATGCTTTGTTGGTATATCCGGTCACGGACAAAGAGGCCAAGGCAGTGAGTGTTCTACTTCCAGGGTTGAAGGAG gTTTGGTATGATTTCAGAAAATTTAAACGAATGGAAGATCAAGGCACTCTGAAGATCCCAGTAACACTGGAGAAT ATTCCCATATTCCAGCGAGGGGGCACTGTGATACCTCTTAAGACTGCAGCTGGAAAGTCCACTGAATGGATGACAAATATTTCTTATGAACTCCGCGTGGCACTGAACACAGAG GCCTGTGCAGTAGGTGAGCTCTACCTAGATGATGGACATTCATTTCAGTATCTCCATAAAAAGCAGTTCCTGTACCGGAAATTCACTTTTCACAAGAACATTCTCTCTTCCAG ctgcacAGATGAGAGCGGTCAATACCGTACCACGTGTGTAGTCGAGCGCGTGATATTTCTGGGACTTGGACAACAACCCACTTTAGTGACAGCCTGTTCCAAGG gtgggaaagaaaaagaagtggtTTTCACACACGATACGAAGACTGCTGTACTGATTCTGGAAAATTTAGCCCTGAGAGTTGATAGTGACTGGGAGATTTGTATCAAGTGA